In Aureibaculum algae, the following are encoded in one genomic region:
- a CDS encoding ATP-binding protein: MDFRVIISSTKSYKIVLAIAIAFLLMLSSISYRQINNLEKSADLVSSSLLIEKEINNLFSKFSLVEAAEYKALIVKDTTLADTYKDYKREIEISLHNLTELTKEVPEQQQYIDSTVQFKDSLHAIVTRLNKYRYHLLEASEEEVIKEVSALSSVVQRLKLFKSGMSKKREAIFKERMIAYKTETFFTPFISLLLALFSLIIFWLAFRKINNSRKKLVSTQAFVESIVTTSNNLITYFRPLRDENGKVIDFIFEYASNKIEDMTGTSAQDIVGQRLSQAYPSTFTNGISEMYINCLETGKSQQLTSHYTFNNEGKWLKSVASKLEGGVNVTTIDVTQEKERNENLRNLNNSLFLKNAILNNAEVMAKIGSFSTYLENGETDMSDNLYTMLGCKPNDFEASFEKLSSFVHPDDKIKFEKSTSKNLKAKGITEANYRVITKNRKVKHFKSATLTIMEHGKEKMVGVLQDVTESIKKDKKLKKRNKELKRSNAELESFNRVVSHDLQEPLRKIQMFISLLSETEGTAFSDKSLTYFNKIDTSANRMQMLIKNLLSYSRIDSTHENFERIDLNKKLEKVQDNLSERLKEANVKIVKTELPIIKGIPFQMEQLFNNLISNAIKYRSLTGPAKILIDASKVYKDQIPFNFLKTSNSYHKIVVSDNGIGFDQENADKIFDIFERLHQKNEYSGTGIGLAICKKIVENHHGFIHASSEPNKGSIFYIYLPA, translated from the coding sequence ATGGATTTTAGAGTAATTATATCTTCAACGAAGTCATATAAAATTGTGCTAGCAATTGCTATTGCATTTTTATTAATGCTTTCTAGTATTTCTTATCGTCAGATAAATAACTTAGAAAAATCAGCTGATTTAGTCTCATCATCATTGTTAATTGAAAAGGAAATAAATAATCTATTTTCTAAATTTAGTTTGGTAGAAGCTGCAGAATACAAAGCTTTAATAGTAAAGGATACGACACTCGCTGATACTTATAAAGACTATAAACGAGAAATAGAGATTTCACTTCATAATTTAACGGAACTGACAAAAGAGGTACCCGAACAGCAACAGTATATTGATTCTACAGTTCAATTTAAAGACAGTTTACACGCTATTGTTACTAGGCTTAATAAATATAGGTATCATTTGTTAGAGGCATCTGAGGAAGAAGTAATTAAAGAAGTAAGTGCCTTATCTTCAGTTGTCCAAAGATTGAAATTATTTAAGTCAGGTATGTCTAAAAAAAGAGAGGCTATATTTAAAGAGCGGATGATTGCCTATAAAACGGAAACCTTTTTCACACCGTTTATCTCTTTGTTATTGGCTTTGTTTTCATTAATTATTTTTTGGCTCGCCTTTAGAAAGATAAATAATTCTCGCAAAAAGTTAGTAAGTACTCAGGCGTTCGTTGAAAGTATCGTTACCACAAGTAATAATCTGATTACTTATTTCAGACCCCTTAGAGATGAAAACGGTAAAGTAATTGATTTTATTTTTGAATATGCCAGTAACAAAATTGAAGACATGACAGGAACTTCAGCACAAGATATTGTCGGTCAACGATTGTCTCAAGCATATCCTTCTACATTTACGAATGGAATTTCTGAGATGTATATTAATTGCTTAGAAACTGGAAAATCACAGCAATTAACGAGTCATTATACCTTTAATAATGAAGGGAAGTGGCTAAAAAGTGTGGCTTCAAAATTAGAGGGAGGGGTAAATGTTACTACCATAGATGTTACGCAAGAAAAAGAACGAAACGAGAATCTAAGAAACTTGAATAACAGTCTGTTTTTGAAAAATGCCATTTTAAATAACGCAGAGGTTATGGCTAAAATAGGAAGTTTTAGTACTTATTTGGAAAACGGCGAAACTGACATGTCAGATAATTTATACACCATGCTGGGATGTAAACCCAATGATTTTGAAGCAAGTTTCGAAAAACTTAGCTCCTTTGTGCATCCAGATGATAAAATAAAGTTTGAAAAATCGACTTCTAAGAATTTAAAAGCAAAGGGAATTACAGAGGCTAATTACAGAGTAATTACTAAAAACAGAAAAGTAAAGCACTTTAAATCTGCCACATTAACTATAATGGAACATGGTAAAGAAAAAATGGTAGGTGTGCTTCAAGATGTTACAGAAAGTATAAAAAAAGATAAAAAATTAAAAAAGAGAAATAAAGAATTGAAACGCTCCAATGCCGAGTTAGAGTCTTTTAATAGGGTGGTGAGTCATGATTTACAAGAGCCATTGCGTAAAATTCAAATGTTTATCTCTTTACTCTCAGAAACGGAGGGTACAGCGTTTTCAGATAAAAGTCTTACCTATTTCAATAAAATTGACACCTCTGCGAACAGAATGCAAATGCTTATTAAAAATTTATTAAGCTATTCACGAATTGATAGCACACATGAAAATTTTGAAAGAATAGACTTGAATAAAAAACTTGAAAAAGTTCAAGATAATCTTTCGGAAAGGCTAAAAGAAGCTAATGTAAAAATTGTTAAAACCGAGCTGCCAATCATAAAAGGAATTCCTTTTCAGATGGAACAATTGTTTAATAATTTAATTTCAAACGCAATTAAATATAGAAGTCTGACAGGTCCAGCTAAAATTTTAATTGATGCTTCTAAAGTATATAAAGATCAAATTCCTTTTAATTTCTTAAAAACTTCTAATAGCTATCATAAGATTGTAGTTAGTGATAATGGTATTGGCTTTGATCAAGAAAATGCAGACAAAATTTTTGATATTTTTGAACGGCTACATCAAAAAAACGAATATTCAGGAACTGGCATTGGTTTGGCTATTTGTAAAAAAATAGTAGAGAATCATCATGGATTTATTCATGCTTCTAGCGAACCAAATAAGGGTTCGATTTTCTATATCTATTTACCTGCATAA
- a CDS encoding helix-turn-helix domain-containing protein, whose product MKIYVTFNLDITCNAILKEQLNKLDVQYTINGAREIVFTKELTEQQQLGLTTSLKKYGVEVIDNQKTELIQRIKDTINEMLKDDEANLYKVSSYLSDKLDYSYTYLSNLFSEGTYTSIENFVILKKVDYVKELIATTDLSLTEIAFRLNYSSVAHLSGQFKKITGLTPTVFQKIIEKRKVFKSNKA is encoded by the coding sequence ATGAAAATTTATGTAACATTCAATCTTGACATTACTTGTAATGCTATTCTTAAGGAGCAATTAAATAAATTGGATGTTCAATATACTATAAATGGTGCTAGAGAAATTGTATTTACTAAAGAATTGACAGAGCAACAGCAATTGGGTTTAACAACATCTTTAAAAAAATATGGAGTTGAAGTTATTGATAACCAAAAAACCGAATTGATACAACGAATTAAAGATACTATAAATGAGATGCTTAAAGATGATGAGGCTAATTTGTATAAGGTATCCTCTTATTTATCTGATAAATTAGATTATTCTTATACATATTTATCGAATCTTTTCTCAGAAGGCACATATACCTCTATTGAAAACTTTGTTATTCTAAAGAAAGTGGATTATGTTAAAGAATTAATTGCAACAACTGACTTATCACTGACTGAAATTGCATTTAGACTTAATTATAGTAGTGTGGCCCATTTATCAGGTCAGTTTAAGAAAATAACAGGGTTAACACCCACTGTATTTCAAAAAATTATAGAAAAACGAAAAGTATTTAAATCTAATAAAGCATAA
- a CDS encoding VOC family protein, with protein MKVKPYLAFSGECQEAINFYADCFDANVTNRITYEDAKMDIPESYRKKLQHAEVKGNGVHILAYDAAPDTPLNGGNKIHMSIDLNDTNKAKTMFKKLSEGGQINNPFNEEQWGALYGRCTDKFGIHWMINCDL; from the coding sequence ATGAAAGTAAAACCATATTTAGCCTTTTCAGGCGAATGTCAAGAAGCAATTAATTTTTATGCAGATTGCTTTGACGCTAATGTAACAAACAGAATAACATACGAAGATGCGAAAATGGATATTCCAGAATCGTATAGAAAGAAACTTCAACATGCCGAAGTTAAAGGGAATGGCGTACATATCTTAGCCTATGATGCTGCACCAGATACACCACTAAATGGTGGTAATAAAATACATATGAGTATTGATTTAAATGATACAAATAAAGCAAAGACAATGTTTAAAAAATTGTCTGAAGGTGGACAAATTAATAATCCGTTTAACGAAGAACAATGGGGTGCATTATATGGACGTTGTACGGATAAATTCGGAATCCATTGGATGATTAATTGTGATTTGTAA
- a CDS encoding App1 family protein, producing the protein MFNYISQLIDDPDPIIIIPFGGFANDKKIYAQARVLEDEGIDTTIDNSFSKNIVRSFKRFETDEKANVSVKVTWQNKEFVLVSDREGYIYLNTNHGLDLKHKKTIWIPITYALKEDSKTLFTITDSIMKPASNAEFGVISDVDETILDTGLYSFLKWRVIINTIVKSSDQRLPIEGSQELCSQLYGGRTGYNENPFFYLSNSPWNLYDYLQAFLEKNNFPKGTLLLRDIGLENKRKKSFLEGNKFLKIKHILETYPSMPFILIGDAHDLDSEIYLEIAKQFPDRILCIYIRSIAKTKKLKKVVQLIKNSAHVEILLAENTAQIIKHAKSKGYIVS; encoded by the coding sequence ATGTTTAATTACATTTCACAATTAATAGACGATCCTGATCCTATTATTATTATTCCTTTTGGTGGATTTGCAAATGATAAGAAAATATATGCCCAAGCTAGAGTACTAGAAGATGAGGGTATAGACACAACGATTGATAATTCTTTTTCAAAAAATATTGTTCGGTCTTTTAAGCGTTTTGAAACGGATGAAAAAGCCAACGTTTCTGTAAAAGTTACTTGGCAAAATAAAGAGTTCGTATTGGTTTCTGATCGTGAAGGTTATATCTATTTAAATACCAATCATGGTCTTGATCTAAAGCATAAAAAAACAATATGGATTCCAATAACTTATGCCCTAAAAGAAGATAGCAAAACCCTATTTACAATTACTGATTCTATAATGAAACCTGCTTCCAATGCTGAATTTGGAGTAATTAGTGATGTTGATGAAACTATTTTAGATACGGGGCTTTACTCCTTTTTAAAATGGAGAGTAATTATAAATACTATTGTTAAATCGAGTGATCAACGTTTGCCTATTGAGGGATCTCAGGAATTATGCTCCCAACTTTATGGCGGAAGAACGGGGTATAATGAAAACCCATTTTTTTACCTTTCTAATAGCCCATGGAATTTATATGATTATCTGCAGGCATTTTTAGAAAAAAACAATTTCCCAAAAGGCACTTTATTATTACGAGATATTGGTTTAGAAAACAAAAGGAAAAAATCTTTTTTAGAGGGTAACAAATTTTTAAAAATTAAGCATATACTTGAAACTTATCCATCAATGCCATTTATCCTTATTGGTGATGCTCACGATTTAGATTCTGAAATATATTTAGAAATAGCAAAGCAATTTCCCGATAGAATTCTTTGTATTTATATTAGAAGTATTGCAAAAACGAAGAAATTAAAAAAAGTTGTTCAATTAATAAAGAATAGTGCTCATGTAGAAATACTTTTGGCAGAAAATACGGCACAAATTATTAAACATGCTAAATCTAAAGGGTATATAGTTTCTTAA
- a CDS encoding DUF1328 family protein, giving the protein MLRWTITFIILAIIAGVLGFGGIAAGAAGIAKVLFFIFLILFVFSLITGRKKV; this is encoded by the coding sequence ATGTTACGTTGGACAATCACATTTATAATCTTAGCAATAATAGCTGGAGTTCTTGGTTTCGGTGGAATAGCCGCGGGAGCTGCCGGTATTGCAAAAGTCTTATTTTTTATTTTTTTAATACTATTTGTTTTCTCACTCATAACAGGTAGAAAAAAAGTTTAA
- the hpf gene encoding ribosome hibernation-promoting factor, HPF/YfiA family, with the protein MQIIFEYHDVNSSNDLENLVTEKLNDLEEKYDFVHRADVFFKKENTSSDETGLICNIRLSMPGPRLFAEATHSNFQFSIAESINDLESQLRKRKDKMINY; encoded by the coding sequence ATGCAAATAATTTTTGAATACCACGATGTAAACTCCAGTAATGATTTAGAGAACTTGGTTACTGAGAAATTAAACGATTTAGAAGAAAAGTATGACTTTGTTCACAGAGCTGATGTTTTCTTTAAAAAAGAGAATACAAGTTCAGATGAAACGGGACTCATTTGTAATATAAGATTGAGTATGCCGGGTCCACGACTTTTCGCTGAGGCAACGCATAGTAATTTTCAATTTTCTATTGCTGAATCGATTAATGACTTAGAAAGCCAATTGCGAAAACGCAAAGATAAAATGATTAATTACTAA
- a CDS encoding DNA topoisomerase IB, with amino-acid sequence MAVSKGKLIQLLRTPEKIINQYNLVYVKDKDFPILRKKWGRGFTYSFNGIRLKDKNELKRIKSLVIPPMWDDVKITDLEEGHLQAMGRDAKRRKQYRYHPRWTKIRNQTKFYKMTAFGNQLPVIRKQVDADLDQKGWPKTKVIALVIRLMEETHIRIGNEQYAKRNQTYGLSTLRKRHVEVNKSHLKFEFIGKKGKEHSITIRNKKLIRLVSRCEEIPGWELFKYYDEDGVKQSIDSSMINDYLHAICGAFFSAKDFRTWAASVLFFEKLMEMKQPETKKERQKNILLGFDAAAKELGNTRNVCRKYYVHPMLVTLYEEGSLHQYFQDVNHAAQQATYFTKSESVILNVIANFNPKF; translated from the coding sequence ATGGCGGTATCGAAAGGAAAGCTAATACAATTGTTAAGAACTCCTGAAAAAATCATTAATCAATATAATCTTGTTTATGTTAAGGATAAGGACTTTCCGATTCTTAGAAAAAAATGGGGTAGGGGCTTTACCTATTCCTTTAATGGAATACGTTTAAAAGATAAAAATGAGTTAAAAAGAATAAAGAGTTTAGTTATTCCTCCAATGTGGGATGATGTTAAAATTACAGATTTAGAGGAGGGACATTTACAAGCAATGGGGCGTGATGCTAAACGTCGAAAACAATATCGTTATCACCCTAGGTGGACAAAAATTCGAAATCAGACGAAGTTTTATAAAATGACGGCGTTTGGAAATCAACTTCCTGTTATTAGAAAGCAAGTAGATGCCGATTTAGACCAAAAGGGATGGCCGAAAACTAAGGTTATAGCTTTGGTGATCCGTCTTATGGAAGAAACCCATATTAGAATAGGCAATGAACAATATGCAAAACGCAATCAGACTTATGGTTTGTCTACTTTAAGGAAAAGGCATGTTGAAGTCAATAAAAGTCATTTGAAATTTGAATTTATTGGTAAAAAAGGGAAGGAGCATTCCATAACTATTCGCAATAAAAAATTAATCCGATTGGTTAGTCGCTGTGAGGAAATACCCGGTTGGGAATTGTTTAAATATTATGATGAAGATGGTGTTAAACAATCTATTGACAGTAGTATGATTAATGATTACCTGCATGCCATTTGTGGAGCGTTTTTTTCTGCAAAGGACTTTAGAACTTGGGCTGCTTCAGTATTATTTTTTGAAAAATTAATGGAAATGAAACAGCCCGAAACTAAAAAAGAAAGACAAAAAAATATATTGTTAGGTTTTGATGCCGCTGCTAAAGAATTGGGTAATACAAGAAATGTATGTAGAAAATATTATGTACATCCAATGCTAGTTACTTTGTATGAGGAAGGGTCTTTACATCAGTATTTCCAAGATGTTAACCATGCTGCCCAACAAGCAACATACTTTACCAAATCAGAATCCGTAATTCTTAATGTAATAGCAAATTTTAACCCGAAATTTTAG
- a CDS encoding ferritin-like domain-containing protein, whose amino-acid sequence MSTTYTEKLGEKLNTLLEKSYDAEKGYHKAAENAKNPGLKGYFERKSKERNQFGHAIKSEIRNFGQEIDKGGSAAGSMHRAWMDVKSFFSADSDESMLEAAITGEKAAIDDYQDVLNEINLPTSTATLLTNQVSQIKNDLNTIKNLEDLA is encoded by the coding sequence ATGAGTACGACATACACTGAAAAATTAGGTGAAAAATTAAATACCTTATTAGAAAAAAGTTATGATGCTGAAAAAGGGTATCATAAAGCCGCAGAAAATGCTAAAAATCCAGGATTGAAAGGTTATTTTGAGAGAAAATCAAAAGAGCGAAATCAGTTTGGACATGCTATAAAATCTGAAATTAGAAACTTTGGACAAGAAATTGATAAAGGAGGAAGTGCGGCTGGCTCAATGCATCGTGCATGGATGGATGTAAAATCTTTCTTTTCTGCAGATAGTGACGAATCTATGTTAGAAGCGGCCATTACGGGTGAAAAAGCTGCTATTGATGACTATCAAGATGTATTGAATGAAATAAACTTACCTACGAGCACGGCTACCTTACTTACCAATCAAGTAAGTCAAATTAAAAATGACTTAAATACCATTAAAAATTTGGAAGACTTAGCCTAA
- a CDS encoding exonuclease domain-containing protein, with product MNFKESKFSIVDVETTGGVSIGRMTEICIITVINMEIVDVYQSLINPETPIPGHITALTGISDEMVYDAPKFHEIAEIIETKMSDSIFVAHNVNFDFGFLKKEFEIIGEKFLKEKLCTVRLSRKLIPGLPSYSLSKLCRSVGIELNGAHRAEADTRATTILFLNLLKLDSKSEYEVLKKYLNKSSVKTALPNNLPAKDFEKLPSTPGVYIFKDEGGKIIYVGKDKNIRKKVLAHFYSKSQKIINICNETHALDFEETGNELSALLLEADYISQNDPKFNQTQKKPTSVYQIISYENQLGVLQLALHKTKVSNNSVQTLFSTAVATETLTKLCEKFNLCPKYCSLQVTNGSCSHSKIKNCLGICSQKEDVATYNERVKQALYNVQNEQQSYAIVEKGRTSSETCVILIENGEYQGFSFIDNENVIEHFEGFKDYIKQYSNNFFTSKILSAYLHKNSKSLKIIKADTTRVN from the coding sequence ATGAATTTCAAGGAATCAAAATTTTCAATAGTTGATGTAGAGACTACTGGTGGTGTCAGTATAGGTAGAATGACAGAGATATGCATTATTACCGTAATAAATATGGAGATTGTTGATGTTTATCAATCCCTTATCAATCCAGAGACACCTATTCCCGGACATATTACAGCATTAACAGGAATAAGTGATGAGATGGTTTACGATGCTCCAAAATTTCATGAAATAGCTGAAATTATTGAGACGAAAATGAGTGATTCCATTTTTGTAGCTCATAATGTGAATTTTGATTTCGGTTTTTTAAAAAAAGAGTTCGAAATTATTGGAGAAAAATTTTTGAAGGAAAAATTATGCACAGTAAGATTATCTCGTAAACTCATACCAGGTTTACCATCATATAGTTTATCGAAATTGTGTAGATCGGTTGGTATTGAATTAAATGGTGCTCATAGGGCAGAGGCAGACACAAGAGCCACAACTATCCTTTTTTTAAATTTATTAAAACTTGATAGCAAATCAGAGTATGAAGTTTTAAAGAAGTATCTCAATAAGTCGTCAGTTAAGACTGCGTTGCCTAATAATTTACCTGCAAAAGATTTTGAAAAGCTACCCAGCACGCCAGGTGTTTATATTTTTAAAGATGAGGGTGGAAAGATTATTTATGTTGGTAAGGATAAGAATATTAGAAAAAAGGTGTTAGCTCACTTTTATTCCAAATCGCAAAAAATAATTAATATCTGCAATGAAACGCATGCATTAGATTTTGAGGAAACTGGAAATGAGCTTTCTGCATTACTTTTGGAGGCAGATTATATTAGTCAAAACGATCCTAAATTCAATCAGACACAGAAAAAACCAACCAGTGTTTATCAAATAATCTCTTATGAAAATCAATTGGGAGTATTGCAATTGGCTTTGCATAAAACAAAGGTGAGTAACAATTCAGTTCAAACTTTATTTAGTACTGCCGTAGCCACAGAAACGCTAACCAAGTTATGTGAAAAGTTTAATTTGTGTCCTAAGTACTGCTCATTGCAAGTAACCAATGGATCATGTTCACATTCTAAAATTAAAAATTGTTTAGGCATTTGTTCCCAGAAAGAGGATGTTGCTACCTATAACGAACGTGTTAAGCAAGCATTATATAATGTACAAAACGAACAACAATCTTATGCAATTGTAGAAAAAGGTAGAACTTCTTCAGAAACGTGTGTAATACTCATTGAAAATGGCGAATACCAAGGATTTAGTTTTATAGATAATGAGAATGTTATAGAGCATTTTGAGGGATTTAAAGACTATATAAAGCAATACAGCAATAACTTTTTCACTTCTAAAATATTGAGTGCTTACTTACATAAAAATTCAAAAAGTTTAAAAATTATAAAAGCAGATACAACGCGTGTAAATTAA
- a CDS encoding DUF2254 domain-containing protein, whose translation MLKPILKFFKKKYQGVIHSIAFFPVLLSIAFLLLAIGALQIENLEIVNSVKKKIPYLFIEDYETARSILSTIIGGILSLTVFSFTMVMVVLNQASSNFSPRLLPNLISNKRHQIILGIYIGTLLYCIIILISLGATGMDSESFGLSTMVAASSSLVCIGLFVYFIHSISRAIQIHNIINRIFESSTSYLEKRKKDQKLKKIIVKALDTESWTTISSDKTGYFRGFDKALINDAFKEKNNQIEIIPYLNQYIWKGMPVLKIKKSITDEELKDLIFCLNISSDRHEDDKGISGMIKLTEIAVKAMSPGINDPGTAIDAINKMEQLLSEFLKFPKVISTPMTHSKLIITENNVSAKELMRILVQPIRLYSKKDNSVIYVLIKSLQYISMNSNISNENRLVVKRELEALKNDIDKNVTNKFDKENLMALLETNVFDTVL comes from the coding sequence ATGCTTAAACCTATTTTAAAATTCTTTAAAAAAAAATACCAAGGTGTAATACATAGTATTGCATTTTTCCCTGTACTTCTAAGTATTGCGTTTTTACTTCTAGCTATTGGTGCTTTACAAATTGAGAATTTAGAAATAGTAAATTCTGTAAAGAAAAAAATTCCATATCTTTTTATAGAAGATTATGAAACAGCTAGGTCCATTTTATCAACTATTATTGGTGGTATTTTATCACTTACTGTATTTAGTTTCACCATGGTAATGGTAGTTTTAAATCAGGCATCTTCAAACTTTTCACCTCGATTATTACCAAATCTTATATCAAATAAAAGACATCAAATTATCTTAGGAATTTATATTGGTACGTTACTTTACTGTATCATCATTTTAATCTCCTTAGGTGCCACTGGTATGGATTCAGAATCATTTGGTTTATCCACTATGGTTGCCGCTTCTTCAAGTTTAGTTTGTATAGGTCTTTTTGTATATTTTATTCACAGTATTTCACGAGCAATTCAAATACACAATATTATTAATAGAATATTTGAATCTAGTACTAGTTATTTAGAAAAAAGAAAAAAGGATCAAAAATTAAAGAAAATAATTGTAAAAGCTTTAGATACGGAAAGCTGGACAACTATTTCTAGTGATAAAACGGGTTATTTTAGAGGATTTGATAAAGCATTAATAAACGATGCTTTTAAAGAAAAAAACAATCAAATTGAAATAATTCCTTATTTGAATCAGTATATTTGGAAAGGAATGCCGGTTTTAAAAATCAAAAAATCTATAACTGATGAGGAGCTTAAAGATTTGATTTTTTGCCTCAATATTTCATCAGATAGGCATGAAGATGATAAAGGAATTTCAGGGATGATAAAATTAACAGAAATTGCGGTCAAAGCGATGTCACCAGGAATTAATGATCCTGGAACTGCCATAGATGCCATTAATAAAATGGAGCAATTACTGAGTGAATTTCTCAAATTTCCTAAGGTCATTTCAACACCAATGACACATAGTAAATTAATAATTACTGAAAACAATGTTTCTGCAAAAGAATTAATGCGAATCTTAGTTCAGCCTATTCGATTGTATTCAAAGAAAGATAATTCCGTAATTTATGTTCTTATTAAATCATTACAGTATATTTCAATGAACTCAAACATTTCAAACGAAAATAGATTAGTTGTCAAAAGGGAATTGGAAGCGTTAAAAAATGATATTGATAAAAATGTTACTAATAAATTTGATAAAGAAAATTTAATGGCATTATTAGAAACCAACGTTTTTGATACAGTACTTTAA
- a CDS encoding response regulator → MKLNNLIVFLAEDDEDDRWLFEQALADLKIKTELSMFKNGKEMMDYLKKGDTITPHIVFLDLNMPIKNGMECLKEMKEDENLKKIPVAIYSTSSSEKDIENTFISGANVYINKPNNFSALKKVVEKVLQLNWQYQTSNLNKENFLFRI, encoded by the coding sequence ATGAAGTTAAATAACTTAATTGTTTTTCTTGCAGAAGATGACGAAGATGACAGATGGCTGTTTGAGCAGGCATTAGCGGATCTGAAAATTAAAACGGAACTTTCCATGTTTAAAAATGGTAAAGAAATGATGGACTACTTAAAAAAAGGAGATACCATTACGCCACATATTGTATTTTTAGATTTAAATATGCCTATTAAAAATGGTATGGAATGTCTTAAGGAAATGAAAGAAGATGAAAATTTAAAAAAGATACCAGTAGCCATATATTCAACTTCTTCTTCTGAAAAAGATATAGAAAATACGTTTATTAGTGGAGCTAATGTTTACATTAATAAACCTAATAATTTTTCAGCACTTAAAAAAGTAGTAGAAAAGGTGTTACAACTAAACTGGCAATACCAAACATCAAATTTAAATAAGGAAAACTTTTTATTTAGAATCTAA
- a CDS encoding DUF421 domain-containing protein: MTADISKKLFNLSTDSFTIIFLTAIGSFVALMLYTRIFGKRSFSKMSSFDFSMTVAIGSIIATTIVSSSVTMLQGIVGLGAVYSIQLTAAFARRYNWVKSLIDNKPLLLMEGEDIRYDNLKKARVTKDDLISKLREANVLEKSQIKAVVFEATGDISVLHTDKKNSEVEDWLLADVNR; encoded by the coding sequence ATGACCGCTGATATTTCAAAAAAACTTTTCAACCTGAGTACAGATTCCTTTACTATTATTTTCTTAACAGCAATAGGCTCGTTTGTAGCATTAATGCTTTACACAAGAATTTTTGGGAAAAGAAGTTTTTCTAAAATGTCAAGTTTTGATTTTTCCATGACTGTAGCCATTGGATCTATCATAGCAACTACAATAGTTTCTTCATCAGTAACCATGTTACAAGGTATCGTTGGATTAGGAGCTGTATATAGTATCCAATTAACTGCTGCCTTTGCAAGAAGATACAATTGGGTTAAATCATTAATAGATAATAAACCATTGCTTTTAATGGAAGGCGAAGATATACGCTATGATAATTTAAAAAAAGCTAGAGTAACCAAAGACGATCTCATAAGTAAACTTAGAGAGGCCAATGTTTTAGAAAAATCTCAGATAAAAGCAGTGGTTTTTGAGGCTACTGGTGATATCAGTGTATTACATACTGATAAAAAAAATAGTGAAGTCGAAGATTGGTTATTAGCTGATGTAAATAGATAA